The Planctomycetota bacterium DNA segment TTCCGGCCCATCTCGACGAACGTTCCCGGCATCGCCATCTGCGAGCTTTTCCCGCGGATGGCGCGGATTGCCGACAAATTGGCGTTCATCCGCTCGATCGTGGGCGCCCACGGCGACCACTTCGCCGTGCAGTGCTTCACGGGGCGCGACCCGCGCCAAGGACCCGTTCCCAAGGGGGGGTGGCCCTGCCTGGGCTCGGTCCTGGCCAAGCTCGAAGGTCCCGCTCACCCGGCTGTGCCTCCGGCTCTGGGGCTTTCGCCCAAGACCCAGCATCGCCCCTGGGGGGACAACGGCAGTCCCGGGTTCCTCGGGCCCGCGTACGCTCCCTTCACGCCGGAAGGGGACGAGGTCCGGTCCGACATGGTGCTCAAGGGAATCACGCTGGAACGCCTGCGCGACCGCAAGGGGCTTCTGGCGAGCTTCGATCAGTTCCGCCGCGAAGCGGACGCCTCCGGAGCGATGGAGGGCATGGACGTCTATCAGAGACAGGCCCTCGATGTTCTCACCTCGAGCCGGCTGGCGGAGGCCTTCGATCTCTCCAAGGAGGATCCCCGAACGGTCCAGCGGTACGGCCAGGGATCGTCGGCCTTCCAGGACGACGGCCCCTGGGCGCGGCTGGATCAGTTCCTCATGGCGCGGCGCCTCGTCGAGGCCGGAGCGCGCTGCGTGACCCTGGCCTTCGGCCGCTGGGACTGGCACGGGAGCACCTTCAAGAAAGCGCGGGAGAATTTCCCGCTTCTGGATCAGGGGGTGAGCGCCCTCGTCGAGGATCTGCACGCCCGCGGGCTCGACAAGGACGTGACCGTCGTCGTCTGGGGCGAATTCGGCCGGACGCCCACGATCAACAAGGACGGCGGCCGGGACCATTGGCCGCAGGTCAACTGCGCCCTCCTGGCCGGAGGAGGCATGCGCACCGGCCAGGTCATCGGCGCCACGGACCGGCTCGGCGGATCGGTCGTCGAGCGCCCCGTGCGCTTCGAGGAGGTCTTCGCGACGATCTACCGCAACCTGGGGATCGACGCGGCCCGGACCACCCTTCAGGACCTCGACGGCCGGCCCCAGTATCTGGTGGATCCGGAAGCGCGGCCGATCCGCGAGCTGGTCTGAGACATTTTCGCCGTCACGTTCCGTTCGACGGACGATATGAGCATTGGAGGGGAAGGCATAATGGATGCCCTCCCCGGCGCGAGCGGGATCTCCGGACCGGCGATGGGGGAGCGATGCGAGGTGGAGCCATGAGGGGATGCTCGGCGGTCGTGCTGATGCTCCTGATCGGGGCGGCGGACGGGGCCGTTCAGGACCCGGCCCGTCCCGTGGAGCTTCAGATCCAGGCGGCCGGCGCCGAGGAAAAGGACCTGAGCCGGCCGGCGCGCCTCGTGGGTCCCGACGCGCGGCTTCAGGTGGTGGTGACCGGCCGGTTCGCCGACGGCCGCCTGCGCGATCTCACGCACGACGTGAAGTACGCGGTCGAACCCGCGGGCGTGGTGGAGGTCCAACCCTCGGGCTTCGTGGCCCCGAAGGCCGACGGCAAAGCCGTTCTCACAGCGTCCTTCCCCGGCGGGCCGCAGGCGTCGGTCGAGATCGCCGTGGAGCGGTTCGACCATCCCCCGCCCCTGAGCTTTCCGAACCACATCACGCCCCTTTTCACGAAGCTCGGCTGCAACGCCGGCGGGTGTCACGGCAAGAGCGGCGGCCAGAACGGATTCCGGCTTTCGCTTCTGGGCTTCGAGCCCCCGGACGACTACGAGTATCTCGTCAAGGAATCGTTCGGCCGGAGGCTTCTGCCTTCGGCGCCGGAGCACAGCCTGCTTCTGCTCAAGGGCACCGGCATGCTCCCCCACGGCGGAGGCGAGCGGCTCCGCAAGGACAGTCACGACTACCGGCTTCTGGTGCGGTGGATCCGCCAGGGAATGCCCTACGGGCGGCCCGACGATCCGACGGTGACGGCCGTTTCCGTCTATCCGCGCCACCGGGTTCTGGCTCCGGACGGCCGCCAGCAGCTCAAGGTGACGGCCCATTACTCGGACGGCACGCGCGAAGACGTGACCCACACGGCCCGGTATGAGCCCAACGACAAGGCCATGGCGGAGGTGGACGAGTCCGGGCGGGTGCGGATGCTCGGCCAGCCGGGCGAGGTGGCCGTGATGGTCCGCTATCAGGACAAGGTGGCGGTGTTCGAGGCCACCGTGCCGCTCGGGGCGCCGGTGGCGAACCTTCCTCCCGTGCGCAATTTCATCGACGAACTGGTCTTCGCGAAACTCAAGCAGCTGGGGTTGCCGCCGTCGCCGCTGTGCGACGACGCCACGTTCCTGCGCCGGGTGACGCTGGACGTGACGGGCCGGCTGCCCTCGGCCGAGGAGGCGCGCCGGTTCCTGGCGGATGCGGATCCGGCCAAGCGGGACAAGTGGATCGACCGGCTTCTGGAGAGCCCCGCGTACGCGGACTTTTTCGCCAACAAGTGGTCGGCGATCCTTCGGAACCGCCGGAGCAAGGATACCTACACGGGGGGCAACTTCGCGTTCCACCGCTGGATCCGGGACGCCCTGGCGGAGAACCGGCCGTACGACCTTTTCGCGCGGCAGATCCTGACGGCGTCGGGGGAGATCAGCCTCAATCCGCCGGTGGCCTGGTGGCGTCAGGTGACCAAGGACTTCGAGCAGGTGGAGGACGTGGCGCAGCTTTTCCTCGGCGTGCGCATCCAGTGCGCCCGCTGCCACCACCATCCGTTCGAAAAGTGGAGCCGCGAGGACTACTACGGCCTGGCCGCCTTCTTCTCGCGCGTGGGGCGCAAGGAGGGGCTGGGGCCGGACGAGCCGCGCGTGTTCCACCAGCGGGGCGTGGCCCAGGCGCCCCATCCGCGGGGGGGACCGCCCCTCAAGCCCACGGGGCTCGGGGACCGGCCGCTGGAGCTTTCGCCCGACGAGGATCCCCGCCACGCGCTGGCGGACTGGATGACCCGCAAGGATAATCCGTTCTTCGCCCGGACGCTCGTCAACCGGTACTGGAAGCACTTCTTCAACCGCGGGATCGTGGATCCCGAGGACGACATGCGGGACACGAACCCCCCGGCGAACAAGGCGCTTCTGGAAGCCCTGACGCGGAAGTTCGTCGAGAGCGGCTACGATCTTAAGGAGCTCGTCCGGACGATCTGCCGGTCGAGCGCCTATCAGCTTTCTTCGCTGCCCAACGAGCACAACGCCAAGGACCGGCAGAGTTTCTCGCGGTACTACCCGCGGCGGCTGCCCGCGGAGGTGCTCCTGGACGCCATCGACCAGTTCAACGGCACGACCACCTCCTTCCAGGGTCTGCCCGCCGGGGTGCGGGCGGTGCAGATCCCGGACCACGGCGGGATTCCCTCGTACTTCCTGTCCGTCTTCGGCAAACCCGCGGGGGCCAGCGCCTGCGAGTGCGAGCGCGGCAACGACGCGTCGCTCGCCCAGAGCCTGCATCTGCTCAATTCGCAGGACATCCATGGGAAGCTCTCCTCCGGCGTGGCCAAGGAGCTGGCCGCGGACGGCAAGCGGACAGAGGAGGAGAAGATCGCGGAGCTCTACTATCGCGCCTTCAGCCGTCCACCCACGCCCCACGAGCTGCGGGTGGCGCTGGCGCACCTGGCCAAGTTCGACGCCAAGACGCGCCAGGCGGGCTACGAGGACATTCTCTGGGCGCTCATCAACACGAAGGAATTCCTCTTCAATCATTGAAACGGAGCGGGCGGCCGGGGCTATGGAGACATAGGAAGGGAGAAGAAGGAGGCCGGCATGCTCACGATCACCGGGGACCGCTATGTGCAGTGCGACGGCGTCACCCGCCGCGGGTTCCTCAAGGTCGGCTCGCTCGGCCTGGGGGGACTGGCGCTTTCGGATCTCCTGCGCCTGCAGGCGTGGGCCGGAACGGGGTCGTCCACCAAGGCGCTCATCAACGTCCACCTCTCCGGAGGACCCAGCCACCAGGATCTCTGGGATCTGAAGCCCGACGCCCCCTCGGAGTACCGCGGGGAGTTCCGTCCCATCGGGACCAATGTCCCCGGCATCGAAATCTGCGAGCTCCTGCCGCGTCTGGCCCGAATGGCCGACAAGTTCGCCCTTGTTCGGGGACTGGTGGGCTCGGTGGACGAGCATAGCTACTCGACCGCGATGACCGGGTATCCCGAGTCTTCACTGCGTTCGGTGGGCGGCCGTCCTTCGATCGGCTCGGTCGTTTCGAAGCTGGACCAGGAGCGCGGCGGGCGGTCGCTCCCGTACGTCTCGCTCATGGGCATGGTGACGCCGGGGTATCTCGGACCGGTCCACCAGCCGTACGTGCCGGACGGCACGGGGCGCGGCAACCTCCAGCTCGGCCGGATCGACGGCAACCGCCTGCGCAACCGCACGGAGCTTCTCGGGGCGCTCGACGGGCTCCGCCGGGACATCGACGCGAGCGGCCGGATGGAGGCGATGGACGCCTTCACGCAGAAGGCGGTCGAGGTGGTGACCTCCGGCCGGATGGCCGACGCGCTGGACCTCGGCAAGGAAAAGCCGGAGGTCGTGCGCCGGTACGTGGGCGACGGCGGCCGCCGGGCGGACGCGAACCGGAACTTCCTGCTGGCGCGCCGGCTCATCGAGGCGGGCGTCCGGTGCGTGGCGATGAGCTGGGGCGGCTGGGACACGCACGAAAACAACTTCCGGACGCTGCGCAACCAGCTTCCGGCGCTCGATCTGGGCCTGAGCGCGCTGCTGGAGGACCTGGACGCCCGCGGGATGCTGCGGGACGTGACGGTGGTCCTCTGGGGAGAGTTCGGCCGCACCCCCAAGGTGAACGACAAGGCGGGGCGCGATCACTGGCCGCGCGTGTCGGCCGCGTTCCTGGCGGGCGGCGGGGTGCGCGGCGGGCAGGTCGTGGGCGCCTCGGACCGCTACGCCGGCGAGGCGCTGAGTCCCGTCCACATCCACCAGGTGCACGCGACGCTCTATCACAACCTCGGGATCGACGCGCGGACGGCTCAGTTTACGGATCCGTCGGGGCGTCCTCAGTACCTCCTGGACATCCGGGAGCCGATCAAGGAGCTCCTCTGACGCCCCGGGGCCGGGGAGGGCGGGCCATGAAGAGAGCGGTCGGGGCGGTCGCGCTGGCGGCCGCCGCGCTGGCGGCGCCGGCGTGGTCCCAGCAGGCTTCCCCTCAGGTGCCCGAACCGCATCTGGCCGGCGTCTACCCCCTGGGGGTTCGCGCGGGCACGTCGGTCGAAGTGCGCCTCAGCGGCTCCGATCTCGAAGGCGTGGAGCGGCTGATCTTTTCGCATCCGGGCCTGGCGGCCGAGCCGGTCACGACGCCTC contains these protein-coding regions:
- a CDS encoding DUF1501 domain-containing protein, with the translated sequence MLTITGDRYVQCDGVTRRGFLKVGSLGLGGLALSDLLRLQAWAGTGSSTKALINVHLSGGPSHQDLWDLKPDAPSEYRGEFRPIGTNVPGIEICELLPRLARMADKFALVRGLVGSVDEHSYSTAMTGYPESSLRSVGGRPSIGSVVSKLDQERGGRSLPYVSLMGMVTPGYLGPVHQPYVPDGTGRGNLQLGRIDGNRLRNRTELLGALDGLRRDIDASGRMEAMDAFTQKAVEVVTSGRMADALDLGKEKPEVVRRYVGDGGRRADANRNFLLARRLIEAGVRCVAMSWGGWDTHENNFRTLRNQLPALDLGLSALLEDLDARGMLRDVTVVLWGEFGRTPKVNDKAGRDHWPRVSAAFLAGGGVRGGQVVGASDRYAGEALSPVHIHQVHATLYHNLGIDARTAQFTDPSGRPQYLLDIREPIKELL
- a CDS encoding DUF1501 domain-containing protein, encoding MLTLLGGAQGGFCDGVTRRSFLKIGGLALGGLSLPDLLRAEDKAGVRRSHKAVIMIFLAGGPPHQDMFDLKPDAPSEIRGEFRPISTNVPGIAICELFPRMARIADKLAFIRSIVGAHGDHFAVQCFTGRDPRQGPVPKGGWPCLGSVLAKLEGPAHPAVPPALGLSPKTQHRPWGDNGSPGFLGPAYAPFTPEGDEVRSDMVLKGITLERLRDRKGLLASFDQFRREADASGAMEGMDVYQRQALDVLTSSRLAEAFDLSKEDPRTVQRYGQGSSAFQDDGPWARLDQFLMARRLVEAGARCVTLAFGRWDWHGSTFKKARENFPLLDQGVSALVEDLHARGLDKDVTVVVWGEFGRTPTINKDGGRDHWPQVNCALLAGGGMRTGQVIGATDRLGGSVVERPVRFEEVFATIYRNLGIDAARTTLQDLDGRPQYLVDPEARPIRELV
- a CDS encoding DUF1549 and DUF1553 domain-containing protein; the protein is MRGCSAVVLMLLIGAADGAVQDPARPVELQIQAAGAEEKDLSRPARLVGPDARLQVVVTGRFADGRLRDLTHDVKYAVEPAGVVEVQPSGFVAPKADGKAVLTASFPGGPQASVEIAVERFDHPPPLSFPNHITPLFTKLGCNAGGCHGKSGGQNGFRLSLLGFEPPDDYEYLVKESFGRRLLPSAPEHSLLLLKGTGMLPHGGGERLRKDSHDYRLLVRWIRQGMPYGRPDDPTVTAVSVYPRHRVLAPDGRQQLKVTAHYSDGTREDVTHTARYEPNDKAMAEVDESGRVRMLGQPGEVAVMVRYQDKVAVFEATVPLGAPVANLPPVRNFIDELVFAKLKQLGLPPSPLCDDATFLRRVTLDVTGRLPSAEEARRFLADADPAKRDKWIDRLLESPAYADFFANKWSAILRNRRSKDTYTGGNFAFHRWIRDALAENRPYDLFARQILTASGEISLNPPVAWWRQVTKDFEQVEDVAQLFLGVRIQCARCHHHPFEKWSREDYYGLAAFFSRVGRKEGLGPDEPRVFHQRGVAQAPHPRGGPPLKPTGLGDRPLELSPDEDPRHALADWMTRKDNPFFARTLVNRYWKHFFNRGIVDPEDDMRDTNPPANKALLEALTRKFVESGYDLKELVRTICRSSAYQLSSLPNEHNAKDRQSFSRYYPRRLPAEVLLDAIDQFNGTTTSFQGLPAGVRAVQIPDHGGIPSYFLSVFGKPAGASACECERGNDASLAQSLHLLNSQDIHGKLSSGVAKELAADGKRTEEEKIAELYYRAFSRPPTPHELRVALAHLAKFDAKTRQAGYEDILWALINTKEFLFNH